From the genome of Treponema denticola:
AATTACTTTTTTTCATTATTTCAATAGAAAAATCTGTAGAATATGGACTTTGCTTATCTATAAATAAAATCGCTATAGAAACAATTTTATTTGGAGGAAATTTCGTTTCAAGGATTGTTGTTATCATTTCTTTTGAAAAAGCAGAATTACTCGTAACGATTTGTGTTTGGTTAAAGGAGCTTTCTCTTGTTCGAAAACTATCATAACCGGAGGTTGTACAGCTTGAAAGCATCATAATTAAGAGTGTTAAAAAAATAACTTTACGAATAGCCATTTTATTCCCTTTCTCAGTAATATTTTTATATAATAATATCGCAAAAAACAAGTTCTTACAATCTGTTAATCAACCAATATTTCTTTGATTACCATTCCCAACATTACATGGTAGATTCTATTTGTTATCCAGCAATCCGGTTTTGATGTATTTTTTCATCAATTCATAAATATCATGCTTTTTGTCCAATGAAGCAATATAGTTTGCAGCAATTTCAGTAAGTTTTACTGTGTACATGAAAGGCTTTTTTTAAATGAATCGAAATCCAACAAATTATTTTGTTTAATCTGTTGGACACCAATAGCAAGATTTTTTGAAAGTTCTTCATCCGATAAAATTTCTAAAGTCTCACAAATACTCTCATATGTATCCCATTTTATTAGAGCAAAAATTTCCTTCCCATGATTGGTTATAGAAATAGTATCATCATAATCCATTGTATCTTCAAGCGATGTTATTTTCTTTCTCGCCTCTGTAATTGTCATTGCCGTAATCATAAGACCTCAGTTAATATTATTGTACATTTTTTTGCACAAAAATACAAGGTTTTGAAACAATAATATTATATATAAAGACTATTGTTTATATCTGCAGAAGCAAAGTCTATAAGATTTTTTTCTATCCGTAAATTAATTTACGATCGCCAATGTTTATTGGAATTATTGTTTCATTTTCAATCTGAAAATCAATTGCTATCCTATATTGCATGTTTATATAAATGGAAAATAACTCAGAAAATTTATGTAATCTTAATGAAGGATGATAAGGGTTTAATTCCATAAGTTCTAAAGTTTTCCGATATTGTTTTTGTAAATCAGGATGTTTTTTTAGGAATTTTTTTGCCTTTTCTTCATATGATTCTGTAAAAATGATTTTATACACCGCTTACTCTCTTCATATGTTCAGATATTCCGTCGGTATAAAATTTGCCTGATGCTATATCAGCTTTTGTTTCTTTTATAGCATTTTCCAGTTCTAATTCACGCAATTTATTATATTCGGAAATTTTTAAAACTACATATTTATCTTTACCATGAACTGAAATAATTGCACTTTCATTTTTTTCTACTACAGAATCAATTAAACTTACACCCTTAACTTTTAAATCATTAGCAGTTATTGTTATATTCATATAATCACCTCGCACTATAAATAGTACTATTTATAGTGCGATTTGTCAAGGTTTATACTAATTTATAAAGATATTTTCATAGGTTTCCATACTCATAATTACCATGTAATGTCAGGTTAAGGTGGATTTTATTTGATTTATTTGTTTGAGATAAGTTTTATAACTGCTTCTACAAGTTTTTGGTAGTTTTCTTCTGAAAATTTTCCGAATGTTTATTTTAAAACAGAATTTATTTACAGCATCTAAAAGATGTATTATTGATACAGAATTTTTTGAGGCAACTTCCTAGTGGTTCTCCAAAATCAATTATTTATTACAGCACTTTTCTCTGCCCGATTGTTTTATAGCCTTTAAAAAAGATTTCGTTATTATAGATATTTTGCTTTGACATTAAAATATACTTCTATTAATTTCCATTACCCGTCCATAGGACTGTATGTTGAACTTCCGCTTAACCTGCATTTGCGGTTGTCCTTGTTGTCAGCGTTGAAGCGGGTGTTAGATTTGCCCTCCATTCACTTACATAATAGATAATTTTGTTAATTCTGTTTATTTTCTTTTTTTCTATATATATCCAATAACTTACAATGATTGGAATTACTATTATAAAAATTTCAATATAATTATTTTTGTTTATAAGTTCTTTAAAGTTTAATGCTACATTAAGAGATGCAATAACCATTCCAATTAAACTCAAAGTTTGAATCCTACCAAATATTAACTCATGGTTATTTACATTACTATTAATTTCATTCTTTAAATGCTTTATATAATTTGCAGGAAAATCTGAATCTTTTGAATTTAACTCATCTATAAAATGAGATATTTTTTGCTTTAATTCTTTTTCTATTATGAATGTCTTTGCGGCATTTTTACTAACATTTAAGATTTCAATTGTTGTATCATAATAACTTTTAATTGTCATGAATAAAACAACCAAAAATAAATATAAAAAACAAAAAAACAGTATTACTAAACTTATAACCATTAATATTTCATGTTTATATTCCGTATTTTTTATTATTATTGAAATCAATATGATAAAAAATACGGATATATAAATACCTATAAGTTCTTTAGAGAGAAAAACATCTTTAAGTGAAATATTGCTATTACAACTATTTTTTGAAAGTATCATTTCATTGAGTTTGAAAACATCATTTTCACTTATCATTACATTTTTCCTCCGCGCCGTAGGCGTCAACCTAACTACCGCTTAACCTGCATTTGCGGCTTGTCCGCAATGTCAGGTTCTTTCTCTATAGCATTGAAACTTTTAATTGTCGTCCAAATACATTTGCTATTTTCTCTAATGTTGAGAGTCGAACATCTTCAGCATGATTCTCCATCCTAGAAATAACACTTTTTTTTGTTTCCAATTTTTCTGCCAACTGTTCCTGTGTCATTCCCTGTTCAAGTCTCATCTCTTTGATAATAGCACCTATTTTAAACCGCTCATATCCTATTTCAAAATCTTCAGCAAATTCGACATCTCTTTTTTTCCTTTCTGCAATATATTCTTCTAAATCACTCATACTTTACCCCTCTTTCAATCTGATCTGCCATTCTTTTATTACACAATTCTATTTCATTTTTAGGTGTTTTTTGTGTTTTTTTCTGAAATCCATTTGTCAATAAAAGAAAATAACCTTGATAAAACTGGCCTAAAATTCTATATATATTTCCTCCAAATTCTATTCTGCATTCATATATTTTTGTACCACTCAAATTCTTAAAATAAGTTCTAGGCACCTTTTCTTGTGTTTCAATTAATCTTAAAACCCATGTTATTTTTTGAGCAATCTTTCCAGGCTGAGTATCTATAAATTCTTTTACAGGACATTTTCCATCCTTTGTTTTATAAAATTTTATTTCCCACTTCACATGTAAATGTTAGCATTAATGTTTACTTTTGTCAAGTAGAATTATTTAAATATTTTAAATGAAGATGTCGTTTAGAAAAATACGCTATTAACATAGAGCGTTATAGTAAATTTCATAATAAAAAATTTTAAGCTATTGTTAGATTTGATTTTAAATCCAAATAATATTTAAATAATGTCATAGTCAATTATTAATTCATCAAATAACCAACTATGACAAAATATTACTCAATCATAAATGTTATAGGTCGGTTCCGCACAAATCTTTCCGCAAGCGGTTAGCTTGTCAACCTAACTACCGCTTAACCTGCATTTGCGGCTTGTCCGCAATGTCAGGTTGAAGCGAGTGTTAGCCTTCAATTTTTATTGCATTATGTACAATTTGATTACATAATTCATTATATGTAATTCCAGATACTCTTGCTTCTTGAGGCAATAAACTCGTTGGAGTCATTCCAGGCAATGTATTAGTCTCCAAATAAACAATTTCTTCATTATCTCGAATAATAAAATCTGATCGTGAATAATAACCTAGTCTTAAAGCTTTATGCATTTTATATGAAAATGCCTGTATTGTTTTCTCAATGCTTCTATCTATTTCAGCAGGACATATTTCGTTGGATAATCCTTTTTGATACTTATTTTTATAATCATAAAATCCTGACTTTGGAATTATTTCAATTACCGGTAATGCCTTATCTCCAACTATACCACATGACACTTCTCTCCCTTTGATCATATCTTCAATCAAAATACTATCTTCATATTTTTTCGCAACTCTTAATGCATTCAATAATTCTTCTTCGGTTTTAACTATTGATATCCCAATACTAGAACCACAACTAAGTGGTTTAACAACACAAGGTATTTTTGTTTCTCTCTTTATTGTATCAAAATTAACTTCTGATAATGAATAAGTTTTCCATTTTGCTGTAGAAATACCCTCAATAGTTGCAATTTTTTTTGATATATCTTTATCCATCGCCAACATACAGCCAAAGTAACTTGATCCTGTGTGTTTAATTGATTGCATTTCAAAAATTGATTGTAGCTGACCATTTTCACCTATTGAACCATGTAATGCAATAAACACAACATCTGCTTGTTTACAAATGCTCAGTACACCTTTTCCGATTTGATCAGGATACTTTTGATGCAATTCAATAAGATTTGGCTCTTCTGGTGGTATAATATACTCATATCGATCTATTGAATCTTTTGTTAAAAATGATAATTCTTCAAATTTTTTATCAGTTCCTATTAGTAAATCTAAAAGAAAAACACTATGCCCATTTTCGATTAATGCATTTGCAATTAATGCTCCTGATGATAAAGATACATCTCTTTCAGGACTTAATCCTCCAGCAAGTACTACTACCTTCATTTTACACCACCTATGATTAGTATTTATTTTGTAAGGTTAACATTCCTTCGACCCTTCCTCACTATACCATAAAAACCAATAATTTACAACCTAAACTGCTGTAAAACAAAAATAACATCTTTCTACCATAATACAAATCTGATAAATAAAAGCTGTCAGATTAGGACTATCTTTATTAAATTTTATCAAAAGAATTTTACTCCCTCTCCACACTAAACTTCCCATCTTCAACAAAAAATATTTTGG
Proteins encoded in this window:
- a CDS encoding type II toxin-antitoxin system Phd/YefM family antitoxin is translated as MITAMTITEARKKITSLEDTMDYDDTISITNHGKEIFALIKWDTYESICETLEILSDEELSKNLAIGVQQIKQNNLLDFDSFKKSLSCTQ
- a CDS encoding type II toxin-antitoxin system RelE/ParE family toxin; this encodes MYKIIFTESYEEKAKKFLKKHPDLQKQYRKTLELMELNPYHPSLRLHKFSELFSIYINMQYRIAIDFQIENETIIPINIGDRKLIYG
- a CDS encoding type II toxin-antitoxin system prevent-host-death family antitoxin, translated to MNITITANDLKVKGVSLIDSVVEKNESAIISVHGKDKYVVLKISEYNKLRELELENAIKETKADIASGKFYTDGISEHMKRVSGV
- a CDS encoding helix-turn-helix domain-containing protein, giving the protein MSDLEEYIAERKKRDVEFAEDFEIGYERFKIGAIIKEMRLEQGMTQEQLAEKLETKKSVISRMENHAEDVRLSTLEKIANVFGRQLKVSML
- a CDS encoding type II toxin-antitoxin system RelE/ParE family toxin; amino-acid sequence: MKWEIKFYKTKDGKCPVKEFIDTQPGKIAQKITWVLRLIETQEKVPRTYFKNLSGTKIYECRIEFGGNIYRILGQFYQGYFLLLTNGFQKKTQKTPKNEIELCNKRMADQIERGVKYE
- a CDS encoding D-alanine--D-alanine ligase family protein; this encodes MKVVVLAGGLSPERDVSLSSGALIANALIENGHSVFLLDLLIGTDKKFEELSFLTKDSIDRYEYIIPPEEPNLIELHQKYPDQIGKGVLSICKQADVVFIALHGSIGENGQLQSIFEMQSIKHTGSSYFGCMLAMDKDISKKIATIEGISTAKWKTYSLSEVNFDTIKRETKIPCVVKPLSCGSSIGISIVKTEEELLNALRVAKKYEDSILIEDMIKGREVSCGIVGDKALPVIEIIPKSGFYDYKNKYQKGLSNEICPAEIDRSIEKTIQAFSYKMHKALRLGYYSRSDFIIRDNEEIVYLETNTLPGMTPTSLLPQEARVSGITYNELCNQIVHNAIKIEG